The DNA segment CATACCGACCATGCGCTCGGCGAAGCGGTTGGAGCGTCCCTCCGAGAGGCGGTTGAAGTGCCGGTTGAGCAGCGAGGGAGAGCTGGGGTGCAGCAGCTCGTAGAGATTCCGTCCACAGGTGTCGGCCGGGCTGCGGCCGAACTGGCGGGAAAAGGCGGGCTCCGCTGCCACGATGTGCATAGCGGTATCGATCTGTGCCGTGTATACGCGGCGGCTGTCCTCTCCGCGTGGGCGCACATCGTGCGGAGGCCGGTTGGGGGCTAGGCCAGGTTGCGATTCCGCCGTTCTGTCCCTGTTGTGCGAGGTGCCTTCTATTCGCGTGGTCAATGCGCCGCACCGTCTTTCTGCATTCCGATGTGGGGGTTCGCTCCGAAGGGTCTGAGCAGAGATGGTCAATGTTGGATCGATATCTGGCCTATCTGGGTCGATCCTGATCGCACCTGATCAATTGTGGTCGAGCCTAAGGATGCGTCTGCGGAGGGTCAAGCAAACTTTTGCGTGACTGCAAAACATTGTGGTTCGGTGGTTCGGTGGTGCGGTGGGCGGGTCGATATTCGGCCACGGTTGGCGTTTATCGCTGCTGTCCGTTTGTGAGGGGGTTCACAGTGGCTGGTCGTCCCCGAGGACCTTGAGTGCCTTAATGAGGTCGGAACGTCCAGAAATATCAAGTTTCCGATAGGATCGGGTCAGATGTTTCTCCACCATGCGTGACGACGTGCCCAGCCGACTGGAGATCTCGGAGTTGCTGAGGCCGGCCGCGGCCAGCTCCGCGACCTTTCGTTCGGACGGCGTGAGCCGATGCCCCGCCTGTTCGGTGCCCTTCGAGCCGCCGCCCGTCAACTGCTCGCGAATGCTCCTCGCGAGACTGTGGACTCCGTATTCGGCGGCCAGCTCCTGTGCCCGTTTCAGGGCGGCGGTCCGCCTGGTGCGACCCGTTTCCCCATGGGTCCCCAGCGCGTACAGCGCACGACACAGCTCGTAGCCGTTGCTGCCCTTCTCCAGGACCGCGACGGCCTCTTCGAGGCACTCGAAGCTCTCCTGGCCGACGGTGATCCTGCCCAGGACCACGAGAGAGCGGCCGACACCGGCGGGCGCCCCCCAGGCGCGGGATCGGTCCACGTCCGTCCGGGCCACGGCCAGGGCTTCGTCATGTTCGCCCAGCCGGTGGTGCATGAGTGCGGTGCGGGACGGCCACGGCAGGACGATCGGGTTGCTCCAACCGATCTGCTCCGTGCGCAGGCCTGCAATCCGGTAGTGGTAGAGCGCGCCGCGGGGCTCGTTGCGCCGGGCGGCCAGGGAGCCGCGGGCCATGTGCAGCAGCGCCGTCAGGTACTGGTTCTCGGCGTCCAGCCGGTGATGTGTCAGAAGCCGCTTTGCCAGCTCCGGCTGGCCGGTGGCGAGCGCGACCCTCGCGAGAGCCCCCACGCACATGGTGGGCAGACCACTGGTCTCGGGCCCCGCGAGGGCGTCGGCCCGCAGCACCTTGTCCCCGGCGTCGGCCGGATGCCCGTCGGCCAGCGCGACCACGGCCTGTTCGCACCGGATGACGGCCTGCTCGACGTCACCGCCCCGGCGCTGAGCCAGCCGGTACGCCTCGTGCAGCCAGCCGGCCGTGCCCTCCGTCCGTCCGGCCGCGGCCAGAACGGTCACCGCCAGCGGGATGGTGGAGTGGACGTGCTCGGGTGCGGGCGGTTCCTGTTCCAGGAGCCGGGCGGCAAGGCCCGCCAACCGGTCGGCGGGGGCGGCGTTGGCGAGGAAGGCTATGTACATCAGGGAGGTGACCAGCTCTCTTTCTCCTCTGGTGCCCAGCCGGGGAGACGGCCCGAGGTCGCGGAACCTGCGCAGCGCCCGCGTGATGTGCGCGGGGTCCTGCGCCGAGAGGATGTGCTCGTGTGCCTCCAGGCGCAACATCAGTTCCTGCTCCACCCAGTCGTCGCTGTGGCAGCGGCTCAAGGTGTCGGCGACCTCGGCCCGGACGTCGTCGATACGGAAGGTCGGCGGGTCCATCTGCAGTGGCCCCAGCCGTGCCACCGCGTCAGCACGCTCCATAACCGATTCGAGCAGGGGTACGGCCTCCACGATGTGCCGCACCGAGGCGGCGGTGGTGAAAGCGCGTTCGGCTGTCGCCAGGTCGACGAGCAGCCGGGCTCGGTCGCGCCCGGAGAGCGAGCCGTCCAGCAGAGCGCGTCGCAGATATCGGGCCGAGTCCCGCGGCGAGCCGCGACGCAGGGCGCTGTCCGCGGCGGTCCGCAGGATCCGCACCGCCCGTTGGCCCCGCAGGTTGCTTGCCGCCATCAACTGTTCCGCGGCGAGTTCGGCCGGATGGCCGGTGCGGTGCAGCAGTTCGGCAGCCGCCTTGCGCATCGCGGTGCGTTTCTGGGGCGGCATGTGCTCTTCGAGCAGGTCCCGCAGCACGGTCCCCGAGGTGAGTCTGCAGGAGTGCGGATCCACGAGACTGGCGAGCCGTAACACGTCGATCGCCTCCGCCTCCTGTGCCTCGTCGACTGCGGCGAGGCATGCCACGAACCGCGAGTCCGCGACTGCGCCGAGCACGGTCAGCGCGTACGCCGCCCGCCGTACGTGATCCGGCTGCGACCGCAGGAACGCGGCCAGGCGCTGTCGTATGCGTTCTGGGCGCAGGGCGGCGACGATGGCGGCGTGCGCCGAGGTGGGACGCAGCCCCAGGTACAGCGCCTCGTCCAGCAACGCCCGCAGCAACAGGGGATTGCCGCCGGAACGCGTGGCCACCGTCTCCACGAACGCCGCGTCGGCCGCGCCCCCGAAGCCCTCCTCCACCAGCGGGCGCACGCTGTCGCGGCCGAGCGCCGACAGCTCCACTGTCCGGTCGGCGGCCTCGTCCGCGGACGGGGGAGAGTCCTTGGCGGGCGTGAGCAGTTGTCGAACGTGCTGCCGGGTGCCACCCACGTCGCCCGGCAGCACGGAGAAGACGAAGAGGATCCGCTGCTGCCGACGCCGCGCCAGGGATACGGCCAGTGCCTGGAGCGACTCCGTGTCCGCCCACTGGAGGTCGTCCACCATGAGCACCACCGGCCGGTCCGCGGACATGGAGTCCAGTAACGCCGCCAGCCACCGGGGCGCCTGCCGCCGACACGGCGCGGAACACGAGAGAACCGCCGAGAGCATACGGTCGGAGTCCGCCGACAGGCCGGACGGGATCGAGGACGACGCGCCCTCGGGCAATGAGGCGGCCGCGTCCCGCAGCCAGCGGTCGCTGCCCTCGCCCGGTCCCAGCGCCGAGTCCACCAACTGCCGGACCACCCCGAGTCCGAAGCCTTCCTCGGCCTCCGAGGCCTGGGCCCTGAGCAGCAGTGCCCCCTGCTCACCCGCGAGCGCCGCCAGGGCCTCCAGAAACGACGATCTGCCCACGCCCAGAGGGCCGCGTACGACCAGGAGTGAACCCCGCCCGCTCCTGGCCCGGAGGAGAGCCTCGGTGGCCTGCGCCAGCTCCGACTCGCGTTCCCAAAGCATCGTGCTGCTCCTCGGAATCGCCCATGCAGAAGAAATCCGGAATTGTCCGGGGGGGATGACCCACTTGTCCTTGAAATCTTGAGCGTCAGCAGATCATGGGGAGGGGGGTGTCAGCAAGGGAAAACGGACAGACGATCAATCGTGATTCGAAAATACCACTGTGTGTCAATTTGGGGGTGAGAGTCCAAAAACGATCGGCGTGACGGCCGGCCGGGAAGGTGGTAGGTTCGCTTTTGTGTCCTGGAGGGCCTTCCCTCTCGCATGCCCCAGAAGAACGCGAGGAATGGGCCAGTGCATCGCGCGTAGACCCGCCCCGCAATGAACTGGAGGGGTTGAATCGTTTCGGGGTGTCGGTGGCTGCGGCGATCCCGTGGGTCGACACCAATTCATCTGGTAGCCCACTACCTGACGAAAAATGCGACAGCGGCTGCAACGGATACTGGACGGCTGAGGCGCGGACAACGGGATGACCGTCAGGTGCCTCGGCCTGGATGGTGCTACCGCTCGTGGACGGCGGCCCCGTCCATTTCCGACATCTCCAGGGCGGTGCGCAGTTCCCGCCTCCCCGACAGACCCAGCTTGCGGTACGCCGAGGTGAGATGGGCCTCGACCGTCCGCTGCGTCACGAACAGTCTCTCCGCGATCCACGCGTTGGACCTGCCGTCCGCCGCGAGGCGGGCCACCTGTGACTCGCTCTGTGTCAGCGTGTCCAGCCCCCGGGAAACCGGCTGGCGCGGCCGGGCGCCGGTGGCGAGCAGAGCGCGGTGGGCGTCGGCGTGCAGGGATCGGGCGCCGATGGCGTACGACTCCTCCCAGCCCTGGCGCGCTACCTCGCGGGCGGCCTTCCGGTATCCGAGCCGGTGGAGTGCCACTCCCCGGGCGACCCGTACCCGCGCCCGCAGCAGTGCCGCCCGGGTGCCCACGAGTACCTGCTCCGCTTCCTCCAGCAGGGGCGGCCGCTCGTCCTCGGACACGGCCGCTGCCCACAGACCGAGCCCCGCCCCGAGGACGCACGGCAGGTCCGCGGACCGGGCCGTGGCGACGGCCTCCTCGGCCAGTGAGAGGGCCGCGTGACTGTCGCCCAGGGCCAGATGAGCGTGCCCCGCCCAGTACCACCACGACGAGACGGACGGGTTGGTGCGCTGCCACGCCGTCTGCCTGCGTCCGCACTCCAGGAGATCCTCCAGGGCCTGCTTCGGTTCCTGGCGCACCAGGTGCAGTCGGCCCCGGGCGCAGAGGAGTTCGTTCCACTGCCAGGAGTCCGGAAGCGGGTCGTGCAACTCCGCCTCCAGAGAGGTGAACTCCGCCGGATCTCCGACGTCGACAAGGGTGTGGAACCGGACGGCCAGCGACAGCGCCCGTTGTGGGCTGCCGAGCTCGACCGTGGAGTTCCCGAGGGCGCTGGCGGTGGTGCGCAGTGCCGCGTCGAGAGAGCCGAGCCGCAGGTGGGCTTCCGCGCTGAGCGTGAGCAGATCGGGACAGGTACGGTCGAGCGGCGCGTCGGTGGCCTCGATCAGTTGCCGGCAGACGAGTTCGGCCTCATGCGGCCGATCCGCGTAGAGGAGCACGGCGGCGGCGCAGGCGAGGTGGTCGGGGGCGTCCGTGGCCGGTGTGCCGTGGCGGCACACCGTGCGGGCCGCGGCGAGCGAGTCCGCGACACGGTTCGCACGTGTCACCGAGAGGAGGGCGCGGGCCACGAGGAGGGCGCGCTCGTCGGGCGTTTCGCCGGGCAGCGAGAGGTCGAAGGACGCGGTGCCGAGCAGCTCGGCGATGGAGGCCCGGTTGGCGGTGGCCGCCAGCAGCACCTGGGCCTCCAGCAGATGAGGGGCACTGGAGGCGGAAAGGGACGCCGCCGCGTCGGAACGGTACTGGGCGAGCAGCTCCAGCGCGCGGGCCACCTGTCC comes from the Streptomyces sp. KMM 9044 genome and includes:
- a CDS encoding helix-turn-helix transcriptional regulator gives rise to the protein MLWERESELAQATEALLRARSGRGSLLVVRGPLGVGRSSFLEALAALAGEQGALLLRAQASEAEEGFGLGVVRQLVDSALGPGEGSDRWLRDAAASLPEGASSSIPSGLSADSDRMLSAVLSCSAPCRRQAPRWLAALLDSMSADRPVVLMVDDLQWADTESLQALAVSLARRRQQRILFVFSVLPGDVGGTRQHVRQLLTPAKDSPPSADEAADRTVELSALGRDSVRPLVEEGFGGAADAAFVETVATRSGGNPLLLRALLDEALYLGLRPTSAHAAIVAALRPERIRQRLAAFLRSQPDHVRRAAYALTVLGAVADSRFVACLAAVDEAQEAEAIDVLRLASLVDPHSCRLTSGTVLRDLLEEHMPPQKRTAMRKAAAELLHRTGHPAELAAEQLMAASNLRGQRAVRILRTAADSALRRGSPRDSARYLRRALLDGSLSGRDRARLLVDLATAERAFTTAASVRHIVEAVPLLESVMERADAVARLGPLQMDPPTFRIDDVRAEVADTLSRCHSDDWVEQELMLRLEAHEHILSAQDPAHITRALRRFRDLGPSPRLGTRGERELVTSLMYIAFLANAAPADRLAGLAARLLEQEPPAPEHVHSTIPLAVTVLAAAGRTEGTAGWLHEAYRLAQRRGGDVEQAVIRCEQAVVALADGHPADAGDKVLRADALAGPETSGLPTMCVGALARVALATGQPELAKRLLTHHRLDAENQYLTALLHMARGSLAARRNEPRGALYHYRIAGLRTEQIGWSNPIVLPWPSRTALMHHRLGEHDEALAVARTDVDRSRAWGAPAGVGRSLVVLGRITVGQESFECLEEAVAVLEKGSNGYELCRALYALGTHGETGRTRRTAALKRAQELAAEYGVHSLARSIREQLTGGGSKGTEQAGHRLTPSERKVAELAAAGLSNSEISSRLGTSSRMVEKHLTRSYRKLDISGRSDLIKALKVLGDDQPL